From Chthonomonas sp., the proteins below share one genomic window:
- a CDS encoding Mu-like prophage major head subunit gpT family protein, whose product MAITKSDIPALLLPGLRAEFHQAYRSEVDLGLADRLATVINTTLPMQRYAWLGAPPPMREFIDERQPGGLSSYATAIEDKVFEASIGVDRKALEDDQLDLIRIRIRDLAFRVATHRTQLVIEALLTGNTQLGSDGVAFFGSAHPQGAGTLSNISADDLAEASLTAAINAMMILPDDVGVPLGILPDTLVVGPKNQWLASELVQSPVVRYAGNAVDTAASTPYVNALYGKLNVVVTPFIAGTNEDRWYLLDTKRPMRGVILQQRSDVPVEFTAMEGSDSESGWMRDRFYYGVRGRYNVGYGLWQTAFGGGY is encoded by the coding sequence ATGGCAATCACAAAATCTGACATCCCGGCTCTGCTCCTTCCCGGCCTGCGGGCCGAATTCCACCAAGCCTATCGCAGCGAGGTCGATCTGGGGCTCGCCGATCGCTTGGCGACGGTCATCAACACGACCTTGCCGATGCAGCGCTACGCTTGGCTGGGCGCGCCGCCACCCATGCGCGAGTTCATTGACGAGCGGCAACCCGGTGGGCTCTCCAGCTACGCCACGGCGATTGAGGACAAGGTCTTCGAGGCGAGCATCGGTGTGGATCGCAAGGCGCTCGAAGACGATCAGCTCGACCTCATCCGCATCCGCATTCGCGACCTTGCGTTTCGTGTGGCGACGCACCGCACGCAACTGGTCATCGAGGCGCTGCTCACGGGTAACACCCAGCTCGGTTCGGATGGTGTGGCGTTCTTCGGGTCGGCCCACCCGCAAGGAGCGGGCACGCTCAGCAACATCTCCGCGGACGATCTCGCCGAAGCTTCGCTGACTGCGGCCATCAACGCGATGATGATCTTGCCGGACGATGTCGGGGTGCCGCTGGGGATTCTGCCCGACACGCTGGTGGTCGGCCCCAAGAACCAATGGCTTGCCTCCGAACTGGTGCAGAGTCCGGTGGTGCGGTACGCCGGCAATGCGGTGGATACCGCGGCCAGCACGCCCTATGTCAACGCGCTGTACGGCAAGCTGAATGTGGTGGTGACGCCCTTCATTGCTGGCACTAACGAGGACCGCTGGTACTTGCTCGACACCAAGCGACCGATGCGCGGCGTGATTCTGCAGCAACGCAGCGACGTGCCGGTCGAGTTCACCGCGATGGAGGGCTCCGACAGCGAATCGGGCTGGATGCGCGACCGGTTCTACTACGGCGTGCGCGGCCGCTACAACGTCGGCTACGGCCTTTGGCAGACCGCGTTTGGGGGCGGCTACTAG